A window of Calditrichia bacterium contains these coding sequences:
- a CDS encoding DUF3108 domain-containing protein, translating to MIQLHRRFIFTLLLILTTLLQIVPLHADGDLKKPTQPLPQFKWKVGEELEYKVKYSFLTVGSLKFWILNKDTLAGRNVYRCRMHMKSSSAIPFVNLDDTYESLIDEDVYSHRAEAWEQGGDHILYTRYDFDYEQGKVLMFMEKRYKDDDRTEVVLDSSTVLNGRVQDGFSLLFFARANVERSDTADVTVFSFNNFNQTNINFTGKVEDLKAKGEKVDGYFLDGKMKFVGIAGLKEDFEGWFAQDAQRVPLHARMKAFLGSVRLNLHKWNNWDGEIKSLEDDD from the coding sequence ATGATTCAACTACATAGACGCTTTATTTTTACACTGCTCCTGATATTGACAACTTTGCTGCAAATTGTTCCGCTGCATGCGGATGGCGATTTGAAAAAGCCAACCCAGCCGTTGCCCCAATTTAAATGGAAAGTGGGGGAGGAGCTGGAGTATAAAGTGAAATACAGTTTTTTGACTGTAGGAAGCTTAAAATTCTGGATTTTGAACAAAGATACGCTCGCCGGACGCAACGTTTACCGCTGCCGGATGCACATGAAATCCAGTTCGGCGATTCCCTTTGTCAATCTCGATGACACTTATGAAAGTTTGATCGACGAAGATGTTTATTCGCACCGCGCGGAAGCCTGGGAACAGGGTGGCGACCACATTTTATACACCCGATACGATTTCGATTATGAACAAGGCAAAGTGCTCATGTTCATGGAAAAACGCTACAAGGATGACGACCGGACAGAAGTTGTGCTCGATTCCTCCACCGTTTTGAACGGACGGGTTCAGGATGGTTTTTCGCTGCTGTTTTTTGCGCGCGCAAATGTAGAGCGCAGCGATACTGCGGACGTCACCGTTTTTTCATTTAATAATTTCAACCAAACCAACATCAATTTTACCGGCAAAGTAGAAGATTTGAAAGCCAAAGGCGAAAAAGTGGATGGCTATTTTCTCGATGGCAAAATGAAATTTGTGGGCATTGCCGGATTAAAAGAAGATTTTGAAGGATGGTTTGCGCAGGATGCCCAACGCGTTCCGCTGCATGCCAGAATGAAGGCTTTTCTCGGAAGTGTGCGATTGAATTTGCATAAATGGAATAACTGGGACGGAGAAATAAAATCACTGGAAGACGACGATTGA
- a CDS encoding FAD-dependent oxidoreductase has translation MEQKKIVIIGGGVIGLCAAYFLQKDGHSVTLIEQKELGFGSSTGNAGLIVPSHFVPLAAPGAIAQGMKWMFDAESPFYIKPRLDLELLDWLWKFRGACTAAHVKKSRDLLLKLHLSSKQLFGEISQSENIDFGLTKRGLLMLCNTDSGWHELEELVEQGQQMGLDCRMMTAPEVHEMDETVQTSAKGGAYFPEDAHIDPGKFLTEMTRLLRENGVEIHTGVSATGFAIDKGMVTAARTNRGDFRADEFLITGGAFSPIIAKQLRLKLPIQPGKGYSVTIKPGGKMLQTPLILEEARVAVTPMGDKLRFAGTMELGGLDFNINQRRVNAILKAIPRYLPEIDLSEVDSVEPWAGLRPVSPDGLPYIGRISRYKNVLVAAGHAMIGISLAPETGKLVADLTTNRSPEIDISALAVERFS, from the coding sequence ATGGAACAGAAAAAAATTGTGATTATCGGCGGCGGCGTCATTGGTTTGTGCGCCGCATATTTTTTGCAAAAAGACGGGCACAGCGTAACGCTGATCGAACAAAAAGAATTGGGTTTCGGGTCATCCACCGGCAATGCGGGATTGATTGTCCCGAGCCATTTTGTGCCGTTGGCTGCGCCGGGCGCAATCGCGCAGGGCATGAAATGGATGTTCGATGCCGAAAGCCCGTTTTACATCAAACCGCGGCTGGATCTGGAATTGCTGGATTGGCTGTGGAAATTTCGCGGAGCATGCACGGCTGCGCATGTCAAAAAATCGCGTGATTTACTGTTAAAGTTGCACCTTTCCAGCAAACAGCTTTTCGGGGAAATTTCCCAATCAGAGAACATCGATTTCGGGTTGACCAAGCGCGGATTGCTGATGTTGTGCAACACGGATTCCGGCTGGCACGAATTGGAAGAACTGGTGGAACAGGGTCAACAAATGGGGCTGGACTGCCGGATGATGACAGCGCCGGAAGTTCACGAGATGGACGAAACGGTGCAAACTTCCGCCAAAGGCGGCGCATATTTTCCGGAGGATGCGCATATCGATCCTGGCAAATTCCTGACCGAAATGACCCGGTTGCTCCGGGAAAATGGTGTGGAAATCCACACCGGCGTATCCGCAACCGGATTCGCTATCGACAAAGGAATGGTAACGGCAGCCAGAACCAATCGCGGCGATTTCCGGGCAGACGAATTTTTGATTACCGGCGGTGCATTTTCGCCAATTATTGCCAAACAATTGCGGCTCAAATTACCCATCCAACCCGGAAAAGGGTACAGCGTGACCATAAAACCGGGCGGAAAAATGTTGCAAACGCCGCTAATTTTGGAAGAAGCACGGGTTGCGGTGACGCCGATGGGCGACAAGCTGCGCTTTGCCGGAACGATGGAATTGGGCGGGCTGGATTTCAACATCAACCAACGGCGGGTGAACGCCATTTTGAAAGCAATCCCGCGCTACTTGCCGGAAATTGATTTGTCGGAAGTCGATTCGGTGGAGCCGTGGGCCGGTTTGCGTCCGGTTTCGCCGGACGGCTTGCCGTATATCGGCAGGATTTCGCGGTATAAAAATGTGTTGGTTGCCGCCGGTCATGCGATGATCGGTATTTCGCTGGCACCGGAAACCGGCAAACTGGTTGCGGATCTCACCACCAACCGTTCACCGGAAATAGATATTTCCGCACTGGCGGTGGAGCGGTTTTCATGA
- the hutH gene encoding histidine ammonia-lyase: MLHLVLDGESLTIDTLVTAARHPKIRVNISEDAQKRMKRSRDWVDRVQKDGEPVVYGINTGFGSQAIVSIDKEKLHLLQQNLIMSHAAGTGDPLPLDVARATMMLRANTLAKGFSGIRVEVVETVLEMLEKNVIPWLPSQGSLGASGDLAPLSHLALVISDIGRVKNPEYTGRAYILDPKTKQWELTNGRAAMKRAGIPQVRLEAKEGLALNNGTQVTTAILALAYHDAQQLVKLADIAMSMSLEALQGIYSAFRPEIHQLRPHPGQIDTAENIRRLTESSMLLDRHFEQVQDAYSLRCHPQVMAGVRDTLRFIENTITIEMNATNDNPIIFPDLQEYSKAISGGNFHGQPVAFAGDFLSIVLCEVGNISERRIFRLSDKNLNRGLPSFLITNPGLENGLMIAQYTAASLVSENKSLAHPASIDSIPSCENQEDHVSMSPISARKARQILANVQKVVAIELLYAAQALELILNRERQKFDTSPESLFGKGTCAAFETIRKHVPFLEKDRPIYLDIENMLALIQNGELLKKVESKIGPLK; this comes from the coding sequence ATGTTACATCTCGTACTCGATGGCGAAAGCCTGACCATCGATACCCTCGTCACCGCCGCCAGACATCCCAAAATCCGGGTGAATATTTCCGAAGACGCCCAAAAGCGCATGAAACGCAGCCGCGATTGGGTGGATCGCGTTCAGAAAGATGGCGAGCCGGTGGTTTACGGTATCAACACCGGATTCGGTTCGCAGGCGATTGTTTCTATCGACAAAGAGAAATTGCACCTGCTCCAGCAAAACCTGATTATGAGTCACGCTGCCGGAACCGGCGATCCGCTGCCGCTGGATGTTGCCCGCGCAACGATGATGCTGCGCGCCAATACCCTCGCCAAAGGCTTTTCCGGCATCCGGGTTGAAGTGGTCGAAACCGTGCTGGAAATGCTCGAAAAGAACGTAATACCGTGGCTTCCCTCGCAAGGCTCGTTGGGGGCAAGCGGCGATTTAGCGCCATTATCGCATCTGGCATTAGTGATTTCCGATATCGGGCGAGTGAAAAATCCGGAGTACACCGGTCGTGCCTACATTTTGGATCCCAAAACCAAACAATGGGAACTGACCAACGGCAGGGCAGCCATGAAACGGGCTGGCATTCCACAAGTCCGGCTGGAAGCAAAAGAAGGTTTGGCACTGAACAACGGCACCCAGGTTACCACGGCAATTTTGGCGCTGGCCTATCACGATGCCCAACAATTGGTTAAACTTGCTGACATTGCCATGAGCATGAGTCTGGAAGCGTTGCAGGGCATTTATTCCGCATTTCGCCCGGAAATTCACCAATTGCGCCCGCATCCCGGGCAAATCGACACGGCGGAAAATATTCGCCGGTTAACTGAAAGCAGCATGTTACTGGATCGCCATTTTGAACAGGTGCAAGATGCCTACAGCCTGCGCTGTCATCCGCAGGTGATGGCCGGTGTGCGCGATACGCTGCGGTTTATCGAAAATACCATCACCATCGAGATGAACGCAACGAACGATAACCCCATTATTTTCCCGGATTTACAGGAATACAGCAAAGCCATTTCCGGCGGTAATTTTCATGGACAACCGGTGGCATTTGCCGGCGATTTTTTGAGCATCGTGCTTTGCGAAGTCGGCAACATTTCCGAACGGCGTATTTTCCGGTTATCGGATAAAAATCTCAATCGGGGACTACCGTCGTTTCTGATCACCAATCCGGGTTTGGAAAACGGGTTGATGATTGCCCAATACACAGCTGCATCGCTGGTATCGGAAAACAAATCGCTGGCGCATCCGGCCAGTATCGATTCGATCCCATCCTGTGAAAATCAGGAAGACCACGTGAGCATGTCGCCGATCAGCGCCCGGAAAGCCCGGCAAATTCTCGCGAATGTTCAAAAAGTGGTGGCAATTGAGCTATTATACGCGGCTCAGGCGTTGGAGCTGATTCTCAATCGCGAACGCCAGAAATTTGATACCAGCCCGGAATCGCTGTTCGGAAAAGGCACATGTGCGGCATTCGAAACGATCCGTAAACACGTTCCGTTTCTGGAAAAAGATCGCCCGATTTATCTCGATATCGAAAACATGCTGGCGCTCATCCAAAACGGCGAACTGCTGAAAAAAGTGGAATCAAAAATCGGTCCGCTGAAATAA
- a CDS encoding penicillin acylase family protein — MKWTPAIVCVVIFFGLFAALDRSISPQVPFPLGKFFNPYSGFWANGDKKMPLNETVDLPELKESVAISWDDRGVPHIFAQNDHDLYMVQGFVEARDRLWQMEFLTYVAAGRLAEILGNKPQIVAHDHFRRRVGMVYAAENALKSVRQDAQAYQAVEAYAKGVNAWIRQLDESKLPLEYKILDYKPEIWTPLKSALVLKMMSWDLTGRNEEVQYSEIRNAMGGETTANLFEATPFKMEAIMPENIRWAFSPVDRPKAPDSLFSGKFHTDFDQIIQPEANNGSNNWVVAGSKTATGKPILCNDPHLKLNLPSIWYESQLISPSVNVYGVSLPGVPMIIIGFNKNVAWGVTNAGTDVMDWYKIKFKNAQANEYFYDGEWLPTQKRSEAIKIRGAKTVFDTVAYTHHGPVSYMDDETPFSDNVPTGAALRWTAHDPSNEVKAFYLMNRAENLQDYNEAQHYFECPAQNIVFASVDGDIALRHSGKFPVRWPQQGRYISDGTDAAYDWKNYIPFSQLPYSENPRQGFLASANQKPVDENYPYLMLGQYATFERGARIHERLRELSEITPQGMMRLQLDNRNLRARTVLPTMLAALDTTQMTAGEHITFIELSNWKFDNQRDFIAPTIFEHWFEALTAAIWDDDLPGNANSVFLYPNDDVTMRLLSEDTASTYFDDRLTPEVEQYGDIVQKTFRETTDKLTQKFGEFGNAWRWGTARGTEIQHLARMSGLGRKKLPTDGDAIAVNAIKANHGPSWRMIVQLDSPKPIAWGIYPGGQTGNPGSKKYDQFIDPWVAGLYYELLYLTSPGEIHERLVNKTFFQKTNQR, encoded by the coding sequence ATGAAATGGACACCCGCAATTGTTTGTGTTGTTATATTTTTTGGATTGTTCGCTGCGCTGGATCGTTCGATATCGCCGCAGGTTCCTTTTCCGCTGGGAAAATTTTTCAACCCGTACAGTGGATTTTGGGCAAATGGCGACAAAAAAATGCCGTTGAACGAAACGGTCGATCTGCCGGAATTGAAGGAATCTGTTGCAATTTCGTGGGATGATCGCGGCGTTCCGCATATTTTTGCCCAAAATGATCACGATTTATACATGGTTCAGGGATTTGTGGAAGCACGCGACCGGTTGTGGCAAATGGAATTTCTGACATACGTTGCCGCCGGAAGGCTTGCCGAAATTCTCGGAAACAAACCGCAAATTGTGGCGCACGATCATTTTCGCCGGCGTGTTGGAATGGTTTACGCGGCGGAAAATGCGCTCAAATCTGTTCGGCAGGATGCCCAAGCCTATCAGGCGGTTGAAGCTTACGCAAAGGGCGTCAACGCATGGATTCGCCAGCTCGATGAAAGCAAATTGCCGCTGGAATACAAAATTCTGGATTACAAACCGGAAATCTGGACGCCGTTGAAAAGTGCGCTCGTGCTTAAAATGATGTCGTGGGATTTGACCGGACGCAACGAAGAAGTGCAGTACAGCGAAATCCGCAACGCTATGGGTGGCGAAACAACCGCCAATTTATTTGAGGCGACGCCATTTAAAATGGAAGCGATCATGCCCGAAAATATTCGCTGGGCATTTTCACCGGTCGATCGCCCGAAAGCGCCGGACAGCCTGTTTTCCGGCAAATTTCACACAGATTTCGACCAGATTATCCAGCCTGAAGCCAACAACGGCAGCAATAATTGGGTGGTTGCGGGCAGCAAAACCGCCACCGGAAAACCGATTTTGTGCAACGATCCGCATCTGAAATTGAACCTCCCGTCGATTTGGTACGAATCGCAATTGATTTCCCCATCCGTAAATGTGTATGGCGTCAGCCTTCCCGGCGTTCCGATGATCATCATCGGGTTCAACAAAAACGTGGCGTGGGGTGTGACCAACGCTGGCACGGATGTGATGGACTGGTATAAAATCAAATTCAAAAATGCGCAGGCAAACGAATATTTTTACGATGGCGAGTGGTTGCCAACCCAAAAACGTTCCGAGGCGATCAAGATTCGCGGCGCCAAAACCGTTTTCGATACCGTTGCGTACACCCATCACGGACCGGTCAGTTATATGGATGACGAAACACCGTTTTCCGATAACGTTCCGACCGGCGCAGCGCTTCGCTGGACCGCGCACGATCCTTCCAATGAGGTGAAAGCATTTTATCTGATGAATCGGGCGGAAAATTTGCAGGATTATAACGAGGCGCAGCATTATTTTGAATGCCCTGCCCAAAATATTGTTTTTGCTTCAGTTGATGGTGATATCGCACTGCGCCATTCCGGAAAATTCCCGGTGCGTTGGCCGCAGCAGGGACGATACATTAGCGACGGCACAGACGCAGCGTACGACTGGAAAAATTACATCCCGTTTTCGCAATTGCCGTATAGTGAAAATCCCCGGCAGGGATTTTTGGCATCTGCCAACCAAAAACCGGTGGACGAAAATTACCCATATTTGATGCTCGGACAGTATGCCACATTTGAACGCGGCGCCCGCATTCACGAACGGTTACGCGAACTGAGTGAAATTACCCCGCAGGGGATGATGAGACTGCAGCTCGATAACCGGAATTTGCGCGCTAGAACCGTTTTGCCAACGATGTTGGCAGCGCTGGACACAACCCAAATGACCGCCGGCGAGCATATTACGTTCATCGAATTAAGCAATTGGAAATTCGACAATCAGCGCGATTTTATTGCGCCAACGATTTTTGAACACTGGTTCGAAGCGCTCACAGCCGCCATTTGGGATGACGATTTGCCCGGAAATGCCAACAGCGTTTTTCTTTACCCGAACGATGATGTGACGATGCGCCTGCTTTCCGAAGATACTGCCAGCACTTATTTCGATGACCGGCTGACGCCGGAAGTTGAGCAATACGGCGATATCGTTCAAAAAACATTCCGGGAAACAACCGATAAGCTAACCCAAAAATTCGGTGAATTTGGAAATGCCTGGCGATGGGGAACCGCACGGGGAACGGAAATTCAGCATCTTGCGCGAATGTCCGGTTTGGGGCGAAAAAAATTGCCGACCGACGGCGACGCGATTGCGGTAAACGCAATCAAAGCCAATCACGGGCCATCGTGGCGAATGATCGTCCAACTGGATTCGCCAAAACCGATCGCATGGGGCATTTATCCCGGCGGGCAAACCGGGAATCCCGGTTCCAAAAAATATGACCAGTTTATCGATCCCTGGGTTGCCGGATTGTATTACGAATTATTGTATTTGACCTCACCCGGCGAAATTCACGAACGGTTGGTCAACAAAACCTTTTTCCAGAAAACAAACCAACGCTAA
- a CDS encoding leucine--tRNA ligase yields MGYDFRTIEQKWQAYWEGNKTFRTPESFNPDQQKFYVLDMFPYPSGAGLHVGHPEGYTATDIIARYKRMNNVNVLHPMGWDAYGLPAEQYAIETGTHPAVTTQKNIDKFRSQLKALGFSYDWDRQVDTTDPNYYRWTQWIFLQLYKKGLAYIAEVPVNWCPALGTVLANEEVIDGKSERGGHPVYRRPMRQWMLKITEYAERLLEDLEGLDWPESTKEMQKNWIGKSEGAEVTFSVDGSEEKILIYTTRPDTLFGATYMVLAPEHELVDKLTTVEQRDAIVAYREAAARKSDLERTELQKQKSGVFTGGYAINPVNGSKIPVWIADYVLSTYGTGAIMAVPGQDERDWEFAEIYDLPIIRTVQPPADFEGKAFTGDGPAINSQFLNGLHVAEAKSRIINWLEEKGIGERKINYKLRDWLFSRQRYWGEPFPILHHPDGSTIAIDENELPLTLPEMEDFKPKAGDKDDKNPQPPLSNAPESWKFVEKDGVIYTREFNTMPQWAGSCWYYLRFIDPHNANALIDPAKEKYWMNVDLYVGGAEHSVLHLLYARFWHKVLFDIGVVSTKEPFRKLVHQGMILGEMEYVLYRDGSGNPVSVEQVQSDNTIKSSGEKAVAEKLNEDETEKRGDAFVWRENPAIRIEAKSYKMSKSRGNVINPDRVVEDYGADALRLYEMFMGPLEQMKPWSMKGVEGVYRFLNRVWRLFVEEDGRLMPQIQDIEPGKDEMFHLHATIKKVSEDIENMRFNTAIAQMMTFVNEANKWRKCPRSVMETFVLLLSPFAPHIAEELWEKLGHTTSLAYENWPQFDEKYLVQDESEVVIQVNGKLRYKLSLPVGLDKAATEKMAMETDRVQELIVGKTVVKIIVIPDRLVNIVVR; encoded by the coding sequence ATGGGATACGACTTCAGGACGATCGAGCAGAAGTGGCAAGCCTATTGGGAGGGCAACAAAACTTTTCGCACGCCGGAATCCTTCAATCCGGATCAACAAAAATTTTATGTTTTGGATATGTTTCCGTATCCGAGCGGTGCGGGATTGCACGTCGGACACCCGGAAGGTTACACCGCAACAGACATTATTGCGCGATATAAACGCATGAACAATGTCAACGTTTTGCACCCGATGGGTTGGGATGCCTACGGTTTGCCGGCAGAGCAATATGCTATCGAAACCGGCACGCATCCCGCAGTGACCACGCAAAAAAATATCGATAAGTTTCGATCGCAGTTAAAGGCGCTGGGTTTTTCGTATGATTGGGATCGCCAGGTGGACACGACCGATCCGAATTATTATCGCTGGACGCAGTGGATTTTCCTGCAACTCTACAAAAAAGGGCTCGCGTACATTGCCGAAGTGCCGGTAAACTGGTGCCCCGCGTTGGGAACGGTTTTGGCAAACGAGGAAGTGATCGACGGAAAAAGTGAACGCGGCGGGCATCCGGTGTATCGCCGGCCGATGCGCCAGTGGATGCTGAAAATCACCGAATACGCCGAACGGCTGCTGGAAGATCTGGAAGGATTGGATTGGCCGGAAAGTACCAAAGAAATGCAGAAAAACTGGATCGGTAAATCCGAAGGTGCGGAAGTTACTTTTTCTGTTGACGGAAGTGAAGAAAAAATATTGATTTACACCACTCGCCCGGACACGCTGTTTGGCGCAACCTACATGGTTTTGGCACCGGAACACGAACTGGTGGATAAATTAACCACAGTGGAACAGCGCGATGCAATCGTTGCCTATCGCGAAGCCGCCGCCCGAAAAAGCGACCTCGAACGCACCGAATTGCAAAAACAAAAATCCGGCGTGTTCACCGGCGGATACGCCATCAATCCGGTGAACGGCAGCAAAATTCCGGTGTGGATCGCCGATTATGTGCTGTCCACTTACGGCACCGGCGCAATTATGGCGGTTCCCGGACAGGACGAACGCGATTGGGAATTTGCCGAAATTTACGATCTGCCGATCATTCGCACGGTTCAACCGCCGGCGGATTTTGAGGGCAAAGCGTTCACCGGCGATGGTCCGGCAATCAACAGCCAGTTTTTGAACGGGCTGCATGTTGCGGAAGCCAAATCCAGAATAATCAACTGGTTGGAAGAAAAAGGCATCGGTGAGCGAAAGATCAATTACAAGTTGCGCGACTGGTTGTTCAGCCGCCAGCGCTATTGGGGCGAGCCGTTCCCGATTTTACACCACCCGGATGGCAGCACCATCGCCATCGACGAAAACGAGCTGCCGCTAACGCTTCCGGAAATGGAAGATTTCAAACCCAAAGCGGGCGACAAAGATGACAAAAATCCGCAGCCGCCGCTTTCGAACGCGCCGGAAAGCTGGAAATTTGTTGAAAAAGACGGCGTAATTTACACTCGCGAATTTAACACGATGCCGCAGTGGGCCGGCTCGTGCTGGTATTATTTGCGTTTCATCGATCCGCACAACGCGAACGCACTGATCGATCCCGCAAAAGAGAAATACTGGATGAATGTCGATCTGTATGTTGGTGGCGCGGAACACTCGGTATTGCATTTGTTGTACGCGCGATTCTGGCACAAGGTGCTGTTCGATATCGGCGTTGTTTCCACAAAAGAGCCGTTCCGGAAACTGGTGCATCAGGGCATGATTTTGGGCGAAATGGAATACGTGCTCTATCGCGATGGCAGCGGAAATCCCGTTTCCGTTGAGCAGGTGCAAAGCGACAACACCATCAAAAGCAGCGGCGAAAAAGCAGTTGCCGAAAAATTGAACGAAGATGAGACCGAAAAACGCGGTGATGCATTTGTTTGGCGGGAAAACCCGGCAATCCGCATTGAGGCGAAATCCTACAAAATGAGTAAAAGTCGCGGAAACGTGATCAACCCGGATAGAGTGGTGGAAGATTACGGCGCAGATGCGCTGCGATTGTATGAAATGTTCATGGGTCCGCTTGAACAAATGAAACCGTGGAGCATGAAAGGCGTTGAGGGCGTTTATCGCTTTTTGAATCGCGTTTGGCGGTTGTTTGTGGAAGAAGACGGACGGCTGATGCCGCAGATTCAGGATATCGAGCCGGGTAAAGATGAGATGTTCCATCTGCACGCGACCATCAAAAAAGTGAGCGAAGATATTGAGAACATGCGGTTTAACACCGCCATCGCGCAAATGATGACATTTGTAAACGAAGCCAACAAATGGCGCAAATGCCCCCGCAGCGTGATGGAAACCTTTGTGCTGCTGCTCAGCCCCTTTGCCCCGCATATCGCCGAAGAATTGTGGGAAAAACTGGGTCACACAACATCGCTGGCGTATGAAAATTGGCCGCAATTTGATGAAAAATATCTGGTGCAGGATGAATCGGAAGTGGTGATTCAGGTGAACGGAAAACTGCGCTACAAACTCTCGCTGCCGGTCGGACTGGACAAAGCAGCCACCGAAAAAATGGCGATGGAAACCGATCGCGTGCAGGAGTTGATCGTTGGCAAAACGGTTGTAAAAATTATAGTTATTCCCGATCGATTGGTAAACATCGTTGTTCGATAA
- a CDS encoding TerC family protein, giving the protein MEWIADPQAWVALLTLTVLEIVLGIDNIIFITILVGRLPEKQRNKGRIVGLALAMVMRILLLLSITWIMKLTTPLFTVLQQEISGRDLILLIGGLFLIAKSTREIHHSLEGEEEHHASTKAASFAGIITQIAIIDIVFSLDSVITAVGLAKDVAVMIIAIVIAVLIMMASAKAIGEFVDEHPTLKMLALSFLIMVGVALVGEGFDMHIPKGYIYFSMAFSVVVEMLNLRIRKARKPVKLRKAIQK; this is encoded by the coding sequence ATGGAATGGATTGCTGACCCGCAAGCGTGGGTTGCATTGCTAACGTTAACGGTTTTGGAAATCGTTCTCGGTATCGACAACATTATTTTTATCACCATTTTAGTGGGACGTTTGCCGGAAAAGCAACGCAACAAAGGTCGCATAGTCGGATTAGCGTTGGCAATGGTGATGCGCATTTTGCTGCTGCTGTCCATCACCTGGATTATGAAACTGACCACACCGTTATTCACCGTTTTGCAACAGGAAATTTCCGGGAGAGATCTCATTTTATTGATCGGCGGATTGTTCCTCATTGCCAAAAGCACCCGGGAAATCCACCATTCGCTGGAGGGCGAGGAGGAGCATCACGCGAGTACAAAAGCTGCCAGTTTTGCGGGAATAATCACCCAAATTGCCATCATTGACATCGTTTTTTCGCTCGACTCGGTGATTACCGCCGTCGGTTTGGCGAAAGATGTTGCGGTGATGATCATCGCAATTGTGATCGCAGTGTTAATTATGATGGCATCGGCAAAAGCAATCGGCGAATTTGTGGATGAACACCCGACGCTAAAAATGCTGGCGCTGAGCTTTTTAATTATGGTTGGCGTTGCGCTGGTCGGCGAAGGATTCGACATGCACATTCCCAAAGGCTATATTTATTTTTCGATGGCGTTTTCCGTGGTTGTCGAAATGCTCAATTTGCGCATCCGCAAAGCCCGCAAACCGGTGAAATTGCGGAAAGCGATTCAAAAATGA
- a CDS encoding GAF domain-containing protein produces MTATHFDKQQAYEKILQRAEAVLSGDGDRDQKLMNICKLLESEIPYFDWVGFYIVDPESPRELVLGPYVGAETDHTRIGFGTGICGQAAEREETFVIQDVSKEDNYLACSLTVKSEIVVPVFKNGAIIGELDIDSHVLEPFTPADKQYLEMLCKSLENIF; encoded by the coding sequence ATGACAGCGACCCATTTTGATAAACAACAGGCGTATGAAAAAATTTTGCAGCGTGCCGAAGCTGTGTTGTCCGGCGATGGCGATCGCGACCAAAAACTGATGAATATTTGCAAATTGCTCGAATCGGAAATTCCCTATTTTGATTGGGTGGGGTTTTACATCGTTGATCCGGAATCGCCACGAGAGCTGGTTTTGGGGCCGTATGTGGGCGCGGAAACGGACCACACCCGGATCGGATTTGGCACCGGCATTTGCGGTCAGGCTGCGGAACGCGAGGAAACATTCGTGATTCAGGATGTTTCAAAAGAGGATAATTATCTGGCGTGCAGCTTAACGGTGAAATCGGAAATTGTGGTGCCGGTCTTCAAAAATGGTGCGATTATCGGGGAATTGGATATTGATTCGCATGTACTGGAGCCGTTTACACCGGCAGATAAACAATATCTGGAAATGCTTTGTAAATCGCTGGAAAATATTTTTTAG
- a CDS encoding ABC transporter ATP-binding protein — MLSVKHLVKNYQTESQTVEVLRDVSFDISAGESLVITGPSGSGKSTLLHILGTLDSPTSGAVLINGKNPFELADAELAKFRNHTVGFVFQDHHLLPQYSVLENVLLPTLAFPVDSHKSRDRATDLIEKVGLSHRINHLPAELSGGERQRVAIARALINAPAIVLCDEPTGNLDHSTADTLANVLFDLHRSEKNILVVVTHSLDLAQRFARKFRILDGKCLEEH; from the coding sequence ATGCTGTCAGTCAAACATCTGGTTAAAAATTACCAAACGGAATCCCAAACGGTAGAAGTGCTTCGCGATGTGTCGTTTGATATTTCCGCCGGCGAATCGCTGGTAATTACCGGCCCCTCTGGTTCCGGAAAAAGCACACTATTGCATATTTTGGGAACGCTCGATTCGCCGACATCCGGCGCTGTTTTAATTAATGGAAAAAATCCGTTTGAATTGGCGGATGCGGAATTGGCAAAATTTCGCAACCACACTGTCGGATTTGTGTTTCAGGATCACCATTTGTTGCCGCAATATTCTGTACTGGAAAACGTGTTGCTGCCCACGCTCGCTTTTCCAGTCGATAGCCATAAATCGCGCGATCGCGCAACCGACCTGATCGAGAAAGTCGGGTTGTCGCACCGGATCAATCATCTTCCGGCGGAGCTTTCCGGCGGTGAGCGCCAGCGGGTTGCGATTGCGCGCGCGCTGATCAACGCGCCAGCCATCGTTTTGTGTGACGAGCCCACCGGAAACCTCGACCACAGCACCGCCGATACGCTCGCCAATGTGCTGTTTGATCTTCATCGATCCGAAAAAAATATCCTCGTTGTTGTCACCCACAGCCTCGATTTGGCACAGCGTTTCGCCAGAAAATTTCGTATATTGGACGGAAAATGTTTGGAAGAACATTAA